The following are encoded together in the Bactrocera dorsalis isolate Fly_Bdor unplaced genomic scaffold, ASM2337382v1 BdCtg131, whole genome shotgun sequence genome:
- the LOC105230162 gene encoding uncharacterized protein LOC105230162, whose product MATNGKRVCVIGAGTAGLCALKNSLQQGMDAIAYEQCSEIGGTWVYTKPGENDVHSSMYEGLRTNLPKEVMGYPDYSYPSEIEQSFVPSAEVLKFLQSYAQHFDLSKYIKLQHEIIRVRPLDEKWEIYIRDIKNDTFIKEIFDFVFVCNGHYSMPLMPDIEGIDSYKGQKLHSHWYRKPDTFEGTTVLVIGAGPSGMDITNHISKFAKQIYLSHNLDPAPCTDFMPNVTQKTVVKRFTADGAVFKDDTTETFDHIIFCTGYKYTFPFLSIDVSLRVDDNFVHPLYKHCINIHYPTMALIGLPFYVCPSQSFDLQVRFALAFFTKKREFPSREEMFADLEKDKENRRKKGLTNRLAHAMGDKQYDYYQDLSETAGIENIKPVINKIMEDCSRKYIYELATYRNDRFKVLDDETFVKFPLETA is encoded by the exons ATGGCTACCAATGGCaagcgtgtgtgtgtaattgGCGCTGGTACGGCAGGACTTTGCGCGTTGAAAAACTCACTGCAACAGGGCATGGACGCGATCGCCTATGAGCAATGCAGCGAGATCGGTGGCACCTGGGTGTATACGAAACCGGGCGAAAATGATGTGCACAGCAGCATGTACGAGGGTTTACG CACAAATTTGCCCAAGGAGGTTATGGGTTACCCGGATTACTCTTATCCTTCGGAAATCGAGCAATCATTTGTGCCGTCTGCGGAGGTGCTGAAATTCTTGCAATCGTATGCGCAACATTTCGATTTATCAAAATACATTAAGCTGCAGCATGAGATAATACGCGTGCGTCCGTTGGATGAAAAGTGGGAG ATCTACATTCGCGACATCAAGAATGACACTTTtatcaaagaaatatttgatTTCGTTTTCGTTTGTAACGGACATTATAGCATGCCACTGATGCCAGATATCGAAGGCATAGATAGTTATAAAGGTCAAAAGTTGCACAGCCATTGGTATCGGAAACCGGACACATTTGAAG GAACCACTGTGCTCGTGATCGGCGCCGGCCCCAGTGGCATGGATATTACGAATCACATCAGCAAATTCGCTAAGCAAATCTATCTCAGTCATAATTTGGATCCTGCACCCTGCACCGATTTCATGCCAAATGTTACACAGAAGACCGTCGTCAAACGCTTCACTGCAGATGGCGCCGTCTTCAAGGATGACACCACCGAAACCTTCGATCACATTATCTTCTGCACTGGCTACAAATACACGTTCCCCTTCCTCAGTATCGATGTATCGTTGCGCGTCGATGATAATTTCGTGCATCCACTTTACAAGCACTGCATCAATATACATTATCCTACGATGGCTTTGATTGGTTTGCCTTTCTATGTGTGTCCGTCGCAGTCGTTCGATTTGCAAGTGCGTTTCGCGTTGGCATTCTTCACCAAGAAACGTGAGTTTCCGAGTCGCGAGGAAATGTTCGCCGATTTGGAGAAGGATAAGGAGAACCGACGCAAAAAGGGCCTGACCAACCGTCTGGCGCATGCGATGGGTGATAAGCAG TACGACTACTACCAAGATCTCTCCGAAACGGCCGGCATTGAAAATATCAAACCGGTGATTAATAAAATCATGGAGGATTGCAGTCGCAAATACATTTATGAGCTCGCCACATACCGTAACGATCGTTTCAAGGTGCTCGATGATGAAACATTCGTGAAATTTCCCTTGGAAACCGcttga